The proteins below are encoded in one region of Lactuca sativa cultivar Salinas chromosome 3, Lsat_Salinas_v11, whole genome shotgun sequence:
- the LOC111881039 gene encoding uncharacterized protein LOC111881039, whose translation MAHVNALTTVSEKFFTPLTSLQMASVKVQAEEPENSKSGNPDSTRRAQDKESTSQKNGYSLKLYRPPLSFPSQAIPGEQILEYKKFMEHIKALQVNIPFIETKLQIPKYASLLKSLFTSRKDMAEVAEIVWNELPANRGDLGSITIPCQFGNITATCALTDSGASINIMPYSFFKKLDLSDPKPIRMTIHIADKSIIRLRGGCKDFLIKVDKFLFPADFVVLYMEEDLKVTIILGRPFLNTACAIVDV comes from the coding sequence ATGGCACATGTAAATGCACTAACAACAGTTTCTGAGAAATTTTTTACTCCTTTGACCTCTCTCCAGATGGCCTCAGTAAAGGTGCAAGCTGAAGAGCCTGAAAACTCGAAATCAGGGAATcctgactcgactcgccgagcccaagacaAGGAATCGACGAGTCAAAAAAATGGCTATTCTTTAAAGCTTTACCGACCTCCTTTGTCATTTCCGAGTCAAGCCATACCTGGTGAACAGATTCTAGAGTATAAGAAATTTATGGAGCATATAAAGGCCCTTCAAGTGAATATTCCGTTTATTGAAACGAAACTTCAAATCCCGAAATATGCAAGCTTGTTAAAGAGTCTCTTTACATCTAGAAAAGATATGGCAGAAGTGGCTGAAATAGTATGGAATGAGTTGCCAGCGAATAGGGGAGATCTAGGAAGCATCACGATACCTTGTCAATTTGGAAATATAACTGCCACTTGTGCATTGACTGATTCGGGGGCAAGTATAAATATTATGCCATATTCTTTCTTCAAAAAGCTAGACTTGTCGGACCCAAAACCTATCCGTATGACAATCCATATTGCCGATAAATCAATAATACGTCTAAGAGGAGGGTGCAAAGATTTTCTCATCAAAGTTGATAAATTTCTTTTCCCTGCTGATTTCGTAGTGCTATACATGGAGGAAGACCTTAAAGTTACAATTATTCTTGGGAGGCCTTTCTTGAATACCGCTTGTGCTATAGTTGATGTGTGA